A DNA window from Bacteroides cellulosilyticus contains the following coding sequences:
- a CDS encoding LytR/AlgR family response regulator transcription factor gives MMKYLLVEDERFAYEEMKRMMEKLRPDYQLEAWTATVEQTVQFLKHHPVDLMLLDIRLTDGYSFDIFEQMQVTTPVIFTTAYDEHAIQAFKVNSVDYLLKPVEEDDLLAALRKFEQFRVVQPPATDYRKLEEALMSNCKKNRFLIQKGDAYHYVETSDIAFFYSEEKVVFLHTFSDKRYIVDYTLEQIEQLLDERTFFRVSRNCIANINSIHKISKYFNSRLKLSFQPECPHEVLISRVRVPDFLKWVDGVL, from the coding sequence ATGATGAAATACCTGTTAGTAGAAGACGAACGTTTCGCTTACGAAGAAATGAAGCGGATGATGGAGAAGTTACGCCCCGATTATCAATTGGAGGCATGGACAGCCACTGTGGAGCAGACCGTACAATTTCTGAAACATCATCCGGTAGATCTGATGTTGCTGGATATCCGGTTGACGGATGGATACAGTTTCGACATTTTTGAGCAGATGCAGGTTACGACGCCTGTTATCTTTACTACTGCTTATGATGAGCATGCCATACAGGCATTCAAGGTGAATAGTGTGGATTATCTGCTGAAGCCTGTGGAGGAAGATGATTTACTGGCGGCATTGAGGAAATTTGAACAGTTCAGGGTTGTGCAACCTCCCGCTACCGATTACAGGAAACTGGAAGAAGCATTGATGAGTAATTGTAAAAAGAACCGTTTCCTTATCCAGAAAGGTGATGCATATCATTATGTGGAGACTTCGGATATCGCTTTCTTCTACAGTGAAGAAAAAGTAGTCTTTCTGCATACCTTTTCAGATAAACGCTATATTGTGGACTATACTTTGGAACAGATAGAGCAGTTGCTGGATGAGAGGACTTTCTTTCGTGTTTCCCGCAATTGCATTGCCAATATCAATTCTATCCATAAGATATCCAAGTACTTCAACAGTCGGTTGAAGTTGAGCTTCCAGCCTGAATGTCCGCACGAGGTTTTAATCAGTCGTGTGCGGGTTCCTGATTTCCTGAAGTGGGTGGATGGTGTACTTTAA
- a CDS encoding sensor histidine kinase: MKNKWYILLFIVIIAISLFAFQYVAELLSDAPRSLSLETQYLLNLPACIFVGIVDFLIIVIVHKKLDNINNTMRIFIDLLLASVWVSGFGIAANYILSIILEEPWPEDYALLKMSLPVVLWNSMIVLLIEIFFYQQSQMEAEKKLAIIEKEKIQYQYETLKAQINPHFLFNSLNVLSSLAYSDAEKTNLFAKKLSGVYRYLLFTNNRPMVTLKEELAFLESYVFLEKIRFEDTLFIEIDEYDLYGTRLIIPVSLQLLVENAIKHNIATLKNPLIVRIGFTDEGIMVSNNLQLRSSVDRGGVGLGNLEKQYALYDKAIDIVKNATEFVVRVPFLE, translated from the coding sequence ATGAAGAATAAATGGTATATCCTGCTTTTCATAGTGATCATTGCAATTTCTCTGTTTGCATTCCAGTATGTGGCGGAGCTTCTTTCTGACGCTCCCCGGAGCCTGAGTTTGGAGACACAGTATCTGCTCAATTTACCTGCATGCATCTTTGTGGGGATTGTTGACTTTCTCATCATTGTTATTGTTCATAAGAAGCTGGACAACATTAACAATACCATGAGAATATTTATCGATTTGCTGTTGGCATCCGTGTGGGTGAGTGGCTTCGGCATAGCGGCAAATTATATCCTGTCCATTATTCTGGAGGAACCTTGGCCGGAAGATTATGCTCTGCTGAAAATGTCTCTGCCGGTAGTACTTTGGAATAGCATGATTGTTCTTCTGATTGAGATATTCTTTTATCAGCAAAGCCAAATGGAAGCAGAGAAGAAACTGGCAATTATAGAGAAAGAGAAGATTCAGTATCAGTATGAAACCTTGAAAGCCCAGATAAATCCACATTTCCTGTTCAATAGCCTGAATGTGCTATCCTCACTGGCCTATAGTGATGCGGAAAAGACCAATCTGTTTGCTAAAAAGCTGTCAGGTGTCTACCGTTATCTGTTGTTCACAAACAATCGTCCGATGGTTACTTTGAAGGAAGAACTGGCTTTTCTGGAAAGCTATGTATTTCTGGAGAAGATTCGCTTTGAAGATACATTGTTCATCGAGATAGACGAATATGATTTGTACGGAACCAGATTGATCATTCCCGTCAGCTTGCAACTGCTGGTAGAAAATGCGATTAAGCATAATATAGCTACTTTAAAGAATCCACTTATTGTTCGGATAGGTTTTACCGATGAAGGGATCATGGTTTCCAATAATCTGCAACTGCGGAGTTCGGTAGATAGGGGAGGTGTAGGATTAGGGAATCTGGAAAAGCAATACGCCTTGTATGATAAAGCAATTGATATAGTGAAAAATGCTACAGAATTTGTGGTGAGAGTCCCTTTCCTCGAATAA
- a CDS encoding S8 family serine peptidase codes for MKRFIYTIIIVLSIIGIVFYQIITDPYYVRIGSRVYSKPLNLVMHRDFDALKLSGKGIKIGVLDAGFGGFKTNKWLQNMEVADYKNFVEQDTIAFFKDKEDHGTKVCINIGGRMGADTIKGLAYNAQYYLVKVDITEEEPRADEQRMMDGIKWLLEQDVDVITASVAFTTFDDFKGYTPTMLDGKSSKISHFVDSILSEKPNLVFIQCAGNEGGKEWNYISFPGDVRDVITVGSCNDTGEKRYHSSGVGVENCNYVKPDIVMDAHPIGTSFSTPTITGLCATILEHKRINRASLISILHESGSNSNSPNREIGYGMPKCEEIIKRLNDQY; via the coding sequence ATGAAAAGGTTTATTTATACTATTATCATTGTGTTATCGATTATCGGTATAGTCTTTTATCAAATCATAACAGATCCTTACTATGTCAGGATAGGCAGTAGAGTCTATTCAAAGCCATTGAACTTAGTAATGCATCGCGACTTTGATGCATTAAAATTAAGTGGCAAAGGAATAAAGATAGGCGTACTTGATGCGGGGTTTGGCGGATTCAAGACAAATAAATGGCTTCAAAATATGGAGGTAGCCGACTATAAAAACTTCGTAGAGCAGGATACCATTGCATTCTTTAAGGACAAGGAAGATCATGGCACAAAAGTATGTATCAATATTGGTGGAAGAATGGGTGCTGATACAATCAAGGGACTGGCCTATAACGCTCAGTATTATTTGGTAAAAGTTGATATTACGGAGGAAGAGCCAAGAGCAGATGAACAGCGAATGATGGACGGCATAAAATGGCTGTTAGAACAAGATGTTGATGTAATTACAGCTTCTGTAGCTTTCACCACATTTGACGATTTTAAAGGATATACACCAACAATGTTGGACGGAAAAAGCTCAAAGATATCTCACTTTGTAGATAGTATATTGAGCGAAAAGCCAAACCTTGTGTTTATTCAGTGTGCAGGGAATGAAGGCGGCAAAGAATGGAACTATATTTCTTTTCCGGGAGATGTGAGGGACGTAATTACTGTGGGCTCTTGCAATGATACGGGAGAAAAAAGATATCATTCAAGTGGAGTTGGGGTAGAGAATTGCAACTATGTAAAACCAGATATTGTAATGGATGCACATCCCATAGGAACTTCCTTTTCTACGCCGACAATAACAGGTTTATGCGCTACTATATTGGAGCATAAAAGAATAAATAGAGCATCTTTGATTTCTATTTTACATGAGTCCGGCTCCAACTCTAACAGTCCGAATAGAGAAATAGGATATGGAATGCCAAAGTGTGAAGAGATAATTAAACGATTAAATGACCAATATTAA
- a CDS encoding FtsX-like permease family protein: MNLPFYIARRYLFSKKKHNAINIISGISVCGVALATLALVCTLSVFNGFQDMVAGFFTAFDPELKITVREGKVFEPQGAAFQEVRSLPEIDVWTETLEENAMVQYKDRQAMAIIKGVEDNFEELTSIDSLLYGAGEFILHDSIVDYGVLGVELISELGTGLQFVDPLQVYAPKRNVRVNMANPSASFNRDYLFSPGVVFVVNQQKYDARYILTSLSFARNLFNYDTEVSAVELKLKPGADVTAVQRKIARILGDEFVVLDRYEQQADVFRIMEIEKFISYLFLTFILAIACFNVIGSLSMLILDKREDVETLRNLGADDRLIARIFLFEGRLISLFGALSGIVLGLLLCYIQQRFGIISLGGGSGSFIVDAYPVSVHATDVILIFITVITVGFLSVWYPVHYLTRRLLKK, from the coding sequence GTGAACCTTCCCTTCTACATAGCCCGGCGCTATCTCTTCTCCAAGAAGAAGCACAACGCTATCAATATCATTTCCGGCATTTCGGTGTGCGGAGTGGCATTGGCTACGTTGGCGTTGGTCTGTACACTCTCCGTGTTTAATGGTTTTCAGGACATGGTGGCGGGGTTCTTTACAGCTTTTGATCCGGAATTGAAAATTACGGTTCGTGAAGGAAAAGTATTTGAACCACAGGGGGCAGCCTTTCAGGAAGTGCGCTCTTTGCCGGAGATTGATGTCTGGACAGAGACGCTGGAGGAGAATGCCATGGTGCAATATAAGGACCGTCAGGCTATGGCTATTATTAAAGGGGTGGAAGATAATTTCGAGGAGCTTACGTCTATTGATAGTTTGCTGTACGGCGCAGGTGAATTTATCCTGCATGACTCTATCGTAGATTATGGCGTATTGGGTGTGGAGCTGATATCTGAGTTGGGAACAGGACTTCAGTTTGTTGATCCTCTTCAAGTGTATGCTCCCAAACGGAATGTACGCGTGAATATGGCTAATCCTTCCGCTTCTTTCAATCGTGATTACCTTTTTTCTCCCGGTGTAGTGTTTGTGGTCAATCAGCAGAAGTATGATGCGCGCTACATTCTTACTTCTCTTAGCTTTGCTCGTAATCTTTTTAATTATGACACGGAGGTGTCGGCTGTGGAATTGAAGTTGAAGCCGGGGGCGGATGTCACGGCTGTGCAGAGAAAGATTGCCCGTATCCTGGGTGATGAATTTGTGGTACTGGACCGTTATGAGCAGCAGGCAGATGTGTTCCGTATTATGGAGATAGAGAAATTCATATCTTATCTTTTTCTCACATTTATTCTTGCGATAGCCTGTTTCAATGTGATTGGGTCTCTTTCCATGTTGATCCTGGATAAACGCGAAGACGTGGAGACTCTGCGTAATCTTGGAGCTGATGACCGCTTGATAGCCCGTATATTTTTGTTTGAAGGTCGGCTTATTTCCCTGTTCGGTGCACTTTCCGGTATTGTTTTGGGGCTGTTGCTTTGCTATATCCAGCAGCGTTTTGGCATCATCTCCTTAGGTGGCGGTAGTGGCAGCTTTATTGTGGATGCTTATCCAGTCAGTGTGCATGCAACGGATGTAATACTGATATTTATTACGGTGATTACTGTCGGATTCCTTTCGGTGTGGTATCCGGTGCACTATTTGACGCGGCGGTTACTGAAGAAATAA
- a CDS encoding peptidase domain-containing ABC transporter: protein MKKGTKIKQHDITDCGAACLASVCAHYGLRFPVSRIRQYAFTDQKGTNVLGLIEAANKLGLSAKGVRAQFDALYTIPKPTIAHVLVNHKQLQHFVVIYKVTKTHITYMDPGDGRMHKVLHEDFRHDWTGILVLMEPEETFKKGNQQTSMSKKFLSLLAPHKSVMLQAVFGALVFSILGLSTSIYVGKITDYVLVDKNTNLLNLMGVIMLIILLLRTFIGAMKSILALKTGQRIDAALILGYYKHLLTLPQQFFDTMRVGEIISRVNDAVKIRNFINNVSLDLVVNIMILVFSLCLMFIYSWKLAVMTLISAPLFLLIFWGFNKLNRKYQRSIMESSADLESQLVESINSISTIKRFGIEEYANLKTESRFVHLLKNTYRSIYGSILAQGGIQFVSTGITIAILWLGSILVIDQEMTPGTLMVFYSLVGYVISPIGSLISSNQTIQDALIAADRLFQIMDLEREQDNEQKIILEPDMMGDIIFENVSFRYGSRKEVFNSLNLTIEKGKTTAVIGESGSGKTTLISLLQHIYPIQSGRIRIGDYDIAQIDNRSLRRRVGTVPQQIELFAGTVTENIALGDTQPDMKRISSLVKQLGLTDFIDRLPNGYMTQVGEHGATLSGGERQRLAIARALYKEPEILIFDEATSSLDSIAERYVKETLDALAGKGKTVIIIAHRLTTVRCADNIVVIDKGKVAETGTHSQLYEAGGPYFRLWNEQFAMFE, encoded by the coding sequence ATGAAAAAAGGTACCAAGATCAAACAACATGACATCACCGATTGCGGAGCAGCCTGTCTGGCTTCCGTATGCGCCCACTACGGACTGCGCTTCCCGGTATCGCGCATCCGCCAATATGCATTCACCGACCAGAAAGGTACGAATGTATTAGGACTGATAGAAGCCGCCAACAAACTGGGATTGTCCGCCAAAGGCGTCCGCGCACAGTTCGATGCACTGTACACGATTCCCAAGCCAACCATTGCACATGTGCTGGTAAATCACAAACAACTTCAACACTTTGTCGTAATCTACAAAGTGACGAAGACACACATCACATATATGGATCCCGGAGACGGACGGATGCATAAGGTTTTACACGAAGACTTCCGGCACGACTGGACAGGCATACTGGTATTGATGGAACCGGAAGAGACCTTCAAAAAGGGAAATCAGCAAACCAGCATGAGCAAGAAATTCCTTTCATTGCTGGCACCCCATAAGTCCGTAATGCTGCAAGCCGTCTTCGGTGCACTTGTTTTCAGTATTTTGGGATTATCCACTTCTATCTATGTAGGCAAAATCACAGACTATGTACTGGTCGACAAAAACACCAATTTGCTGAATCTGATGGGAGTGATTATGCTCATTATCCTGTTGCTGCGCACCTTCATCGGTGCAATGAAAAGCATTCTGGCACTGAAAACCGGACAAAGAATCGATGCAGCCCTGATCCTGGGATATTACAAACATCTGCTGACCCTGCCTCAACAGTTCTTCGACACCATGCGCGTAGGTGAAATCATTTCACGCGTGAACGATGCCGTGAAAATACGTAACTTCATCAACAACGTGTCTCTCGATCTGGTAGTGAATATTATGATACTGGTGTTCTCCCTGTGCCTGATGTTCATTTATTCCTGGAAACTGGCAGTCATGACCCTGATATCCGCACCGCTATTCCTGCTCATCTTCTGGGGCTTCAACAAGCTGAACCGGAAATACCAACGCAGCATCATGGAAAGCAGTGCCGATCTGGAATCCCAATTGGTAGAGTCCATCAATTCCATTTCAACCATTAAGCGTTTCGGCATCGAAGAGTATGCCAACCTGAAGACAGAAAGTCGTTTTGTACATTTATTGAAGAATACTTACCGAAGTATTTACGGTTCCATCCTGGCACAAGGAGGCATCCAATTCGTATCTACAGGAATCACAATCGCCATCTTGTGGCTGGGCAGCATTCTGGTTATCGATCAGGAGATGACACCCGGCACGCTCATGGTATTCTATTCTCTGGTCGGTTACGTCATCTCGCCCATCGGTTCGCTGATATCATCCAACCAGACTATTCAGGATGCATTGATAGCCGCCGACCGTCTGTTTCAGATTATGGATTTGGAAAGGGAGCAGGACAATGAACAAAAGATCATTCTGGAACCGGACATGATGGGCGACATCATTTTTGAGAATGTTTCTTTCAGATACGGTTCACGCAAAGAAGTATTCAACTCCCTGAATCTAACCATAGAAAAGGGCAAGACTACCGCCGTCATCGGAGAAAGCGGTTCGGGTAAAACAACACTGATTTCCCTTTTGCAGCACATCTACCCCATTCAGTCCGGACGTATCCGCATTGGAGACTATGACATTGCACAGATTGACAATCGCAGCCTCCGGCGTCGGGTAGGCACCGTCCCCCAGCAAATCGAGCTGTTTGCCGGAACCGTCACCGAAAACATAGCACTCGGTGATACGCAACCGGACATGAAACGTATTAGCAGTCTGGTGAAACAGCTTGGTCTGACAGATTTTATAGACAGGCTGCCTAATGGCTACATGACTCAAGTAGGCGAACACGGCGCCACCCTTTCCGGAGGCGAGCGTCAGAGACTTGCCATAGCCCGCGCCCTGTATAAAGAACCGGAAATCCTGATTTTCGATGAAGCCACTTCGTCACTGGATTCCATAGCCGAACGTTATGTAAAAGAAACACTGGATGCATTGGCCGGAAAGGGGAAAACGGTAATCATCATTGCCCACCGACTGACTACAGTGAGATGTGCCGACAACATTGTAGTGATTGACAAGGGTAAAGTGGCAGAAACCGGCACACACAGCCAGCTCTACGAGGCAGGCGGACCATACTTCAGGCTTTGGAACGAGCAGTTTGCCATGTTCGAATAA
- a CDS encoding HlyD family efflux transporter periplasmic adaptor subunit, translated as MLLPNEWIENSLETYIYQHTTKSQIIYWVVLLAITATMIALPFIYVDISVQGSGVVRPVTEKTEIKSAITELVDSIYVREGEQVSKGDILLRFRTNSSDYKINYQTNRLNDYEAHLADLAYLAKGEHPVTFRSPVRRQEYTYFTKKKKELETSLAQAEKEYKRNKTLFEKKVISEEEYDKYYYQYQTQQNELASLTQSQLSTWQADLNSYRNSRNEMSTSLKQEVKDQDMYIVRSPVDGTLDQFSGIYRGSSIQAGQSLAVISPDSTLCLEVYVTPRNIGFMNIGMPVNIQVESFNYNEWGTLPGKVKEISSDFLTDNQGNSFYKVKCEMEQDYLTLKNGQIGKLKKGMTASAHFMVTRRSLFDLLYQKIDDWANPRQYAANEMIASVKAPVIQR; from the coding sequence ATGCTATTACCAAACGAATGGATAGAAAACAGTTTAGAAACTTACATCTATCAACACACCACAAAGTCCCAGATTATTTATTGGGTCGTTCTATTAGCCATCACGGCTACTATGATCGCACTTCCCTTTATTTATGTAGACATTTCCGTACAAGGCAGCGGAGTAGTCCGCCCCGTAACGGAAAAGACTGAAATTAAATCAGCTATCACGGAACTGGTAGACTCTATTTATGTTCGCGAAGGCGAACAAGTCAGCAAGGGCGATATCCTTCTGCGTTTCCGCACAAACAGTTCCGACTACAAAATCAACTACCAGACTAACCGTCTGAATGATTACGAGGCACATCTTGCCGACTTGGCATATCTGGCAAAAGGCGAGCACCCTGTCACATTCCGCTCTCCGGTTCGCCGGCAGGAGTACACTTACTTCACCAAAAAGAAGAAAGAACTTGAGACCTCCCTGGCACAAGCGGAAAAAGAGTATAAACGCAACAAAACATTGTTTGAAAAGAAAGTAATTTCAGAAGAAGAATATGACAAATACTACTATCAATATCAAACCCAGCAAAACGAACTGGCTTCATTGACACAGAGTCAACTTAGCACCTGGCAAGCTGACTTGAACAGCTACCGCAATTCACGCAATGAGATGAGTACCAGCCTCAAGCAAGAGGTAAAAGACCAAGATATGTATATCGTCCGCAGTCCGGTAGACGGCACGCTCGACCAGTTCTCCGGCATATATCGGGGAAGTAGCATTCAAGCCGGACAATCACTGGCAGTAATCAGTCCCGACTCCACACTCTGCCTCGAAGTATACGTCACTCCCCGGAATATCGGTTTTATGAACATAGGTATGCCGGTCAATATACAAGTGGAATCTTTCAATTATAACGAATGGGGCACACTACCCGGAAAGGTAAAAGAAATCTCCTCCGACTTCCTGACGGACAATCAAGGCAACTCTTTCTATAAAGTGAAATGTGAAATGGAACAAGATTACCTGACACTGAAAAACGGACAGATAGGAAAGCTGAAAAAAGGTATGACCGCCAGTGCACACTTCATGGTGACACGCCGCTCCCTGTTCGATCTGCTTTATCAGAAGATTGACGACTGGGCAAATCCAAGACAATATGCGGCTAATGAGATGATAGCAAGCGTAAAAGCGCCAGTTATACAACGTTAA
- a CDS encoding lactobin A/cerein 7B family class IIb bacteriocin codes for MKNLNENAMMQEMSLQEMQEVNGGKAVGWGAVLEYIDEHWTDIKKGVSDAWNGI; via the coding sequence ATGAAAAATTTAAATGAGAATGCAATGATGCAAGAAATGAGTTTACAAGAAATGCAAGAAGTAAATGGTGGAAAAGCTGTTGGTTGGGGTGCTGTACTTGAGTACATAGATGAACATTGGACAGATATAAAAAAAGGAGTAAGTGATGCTTGGAATGGAATTTAA
- a CDS encoding DUF1653 domain-containing protein, translating into MNEERYFLHFKGGLYKMLGTAKHSETLEEMVVYQALYGEHSIWVRPKSMFFDMVIYNNIKVNRFKEISKSEMSCLLLQRKENI; encoded by the coding sequence ATGAACGAGGAACGATATTTCTTACATTTTAAAGGTGGATTATATAAAATGTTAGGCACAGCCAAACACAGCGAAACGCTGGAAGAAATGGTCGTCTACCAAGCTTTATACGGAGAGCATAGCATTTGGGTTCGCCCTAAATCTATGTTCTTCGACATGGTTATCTATAATAATATTAAAGTAAATCGTTTTAAAGAAATATCAAAAAGCGAAATGTCATGCCTATTACTTCAGAGGAAAGAGAATATCTAA
- a CDS encoding DUF6268 family outer membrane beta-barrel protein: MRRFSYLLFLLLLVAAIDGFAQGVLKTEYMPASSFRDEAGNKLGSGDLLKFTGAYTLPFSLKQNASGQPVMWSASVRGTYAMLNNRQMALDIHPDEVLSGSLNLTHVRPLSKKWYMIASLGAGIYSAPDAITWQSVLVNGGVIFVYKCRKNLDIGVGAGLTNSFGVPIAMPMFFLNWQLSGNYEVNVNLSSGVEVSGAVRLGDRFKLRLVAMEMDGISSVMDVEGKSMIYASVMMRSYLCPEYKIGKKSCLYLGIGGNWLRSGDLTKRTLKGFVDNMFSDKDDPYFNPTVYFSAGVKCGF; this comes from the coding sequence ATGAGACGATTCTCTTATCTTTTATTTCTGTTGCTCTTAGTGGCAGCAATCGACGGTTTTGCACAAGGAGTTCTTAAAACGGAGTATATGCCTGCCTCTTCTTTCAGAGATGAAGCGGGGAATAAATTGGGTTCGGGCGATTTATTAAAATTCACCGGAGCATATACGCTGCCCTTTTCGCTGAAGCAGAATGCATCGGGACAACCTGTCATGTGGTCGGCATCGGTCAGAGGGACTTATGCGATGCTTAATAATCGACAGATGGCTCTGGATATACATCCGGATGAGGTGTTGAGTGGCAGCCTTAACCTGACACATGTACGGCCCTTGTCGAAGAAGTGGTACATGATAGCCAGTTTGGGAGCAGGCATTTATTCGGCACCGGATGCAATTACCTGGCAGAGTGTATTGGTGAATGGGGGAGTGATTTTTGTGTATAAATGCAGGAAAAATCTGGATATAGGTGTTGGGGCTGGATTGACGAACTCATTTGGAGTACCTATTGCCATGCCGATGTTCTTTCTTAACTGGCAGCTTTCCGGTAATTATGAGGTCAATGTGAATCTCTCTTCCGGTGTTGAAGTGTCCGGGGCGGTACGTTTGGGAGATCGGTTTAAGCTGAGGCTGGTGGCAATGGAAATGGATGGAATATCTTCTGTGATGGATGTAGAGGGGAAGTCTATGATATATGCTTCGGTTATGATGCGATCTTATCTCTGTCCGGAATACAAAATAGGTAAGAAGTCGTGCCTGTATTTGGGGATAGGGGGCAATTGGCTCAGGTCTGGCGATCTGACTAAACGTACGCTTAAAGGGTTTGTAGACAATATGTTCAGTGATAAGGATGATCCGTATTTCAATCCGACGGTTTACTTTTCCGCCGGAGTGAAGTGTGGGTTTTAG
- a CDS encoding TolC family protein, which yields MKKLIMISVAITTFAFIGNVQAQNRRWSLQECIDHAIRHNIEVKQSRNRIEKLKVEKSTLKNSFLPDLSAGTSQKFDFGRSLNRSNAYEDSNTQSSSFSVSTEMPLFTGFRRSASVSRNKFDLMAAEADKELIENDLSLNVTSCYFQILLNKEIHKIAREQIRLTREQEDRTLLLIENGKAPQSQLYDVKAQLADDELTATEAKNSLRLSLLDLIQLMELQGHEEFDIDSLDENISRTDTIMPQTIYAAALNCMPQIKQAYYSLQSSSKAIKVAKAGYYPTLSLGAGISTGYYHSGNSINPSFRQQLQNNMQKSVYLSLSIPLFDRFSTRNEVRTARIEESNARLSLENEKKNLYKEIEKAYTDAVNALEKYESTSKAVVANEEAHRYALEKYASGKSAVYEYNEIKMKLAEALSKQSQAKYAYLLKERVLAFYSCRESALSH from the coding sequence ATGAAGAAATTAATAATGATAAGCGTGGCAATCACGACTTTCGCCTTTATCGGCAATGTACAGGCACAAAATAGAAGATGGTCTCTCCAAGAGTGTATCGATCACGCCATCCGGCACAATATTGAAGTAAAACAAAGCCGGAACCGCATTGAAAAACTAAAAGTAGAAAAAAGCACTTTAAAAAACAGTTTCCTGCCCGACCTCAGTGCCGGAACTTCTCAAAAGTTCGACTTCGGACGCTCGCTCAATCGCAGCAATGCATACGAAGACAGCAATACACAAAGCTCCTCCTTCTCCGTAAGCACAGAAATGCCTCTTTTCACAGGTTTCCGGCGGAGTGCATCCGTATCACGCAACAAGTTCGACCTGATGGCAGCCGAAGCTGATAAGGAACTTATAGAAAACGATTTATCACTGAATGTCACAAGCTGCTATTTCCAGATTCTGCTGAACAAGGAAATCCATAAGATTGCCCGGGAGCAAATCCGTTTGACCCGGGAACAAGAAGACCGGACATTGCTTCTGATAGAAAACGGCAAAGCACCGCAATCCCAGCTATATGATGTCAAAGCTCAATTGGCTGACGATGAACTGACGGCAACGGAAGCCAAAAACTCACTCCGTCTCTCCCTCCTCGACCTCATACAGCTCATGGAACTGCAAGGGCATGAGGAGTTCGACATCGATTCTCTTGATGAGAACATATCCCGGACAGATACCATCATGCCCCAAACCATCTATGCAGCCGCACTGAACTGTATGCCTCAAATAAAACAGGCCTATTATTCACTGCAAAGCAGTTCAAAAGCCATCAAAGTGGCCAAAGCAGGATACTACCCCACGCTTTCATTGGGTGCAGGTATCAGCACCGGCTATTACCATTCGGGGAACAGCATAAATCCATCCTTCAGGCAGCAACTCCAAAATAATATGCAGAAAAGTGTCTATTTATCACTGAGTATCCCTCTTTTCGACCGATTTTCAACCCGGAATGAAGTCCGCACCGCACGAATAGAAGAGAGTAATGCCCGTCTGTCTCTGGAAAATGAGAAAAAGAACCTATATAAGGAGATTGAAAAAGCTTATACGGATGCAGTGAACGCATTGGAAAAATACGAATCGACCTCCAAAGCCGTCGTTGCCAATGAAGAGGCACATCGCTATGCTTTGGAGAAGTATGCTTCGGGGAAGTCAGCCGTATATGAATACAACGAAATAAAAATGAAACTGGCAGAGGCATTATCGAAACAATCACAAGCAAAGTATGCGTATCTGCTAAAAGAGCGAGTATTGGCATTCTACTCATGCAGAGAATCAGCACTAAGCCATTGA
- the rbfA gene encoding 30S ribosome-binding factor RbfA, protein METTRQNKISRLLQKELSEIFLLQTKSMPGILVSVSAVRISPDLSVARAYLSIFPSEKAEEMIKNINDNMKSIRYELGTRVRHQLRIIPELKFFVDDSLDYLEKIDELLK, encoded by the coding sequence ATGGAAACTACCAGACAGAACAAAATATCCCGTTTGCTTCAAAAAGAATTGAGTGAAATTTTCTTGTTGCAAACCAAGTCGATGCCGGGCATATTGGTGTCGGTCAGTGCAGTGCGCATCAGCCCCGACCTGAGCGTGGCACGTGCTTATCTCAGTATCTTCCCTTCGGAAAAGGCGGAAGAAATGATTAAGAATATCAATGATAATATGAAGTCTATCCGTTATGAGTTGGGAACGCGTGTACGCCATCAGCTTCGCATCATTCCCGAATTGAAGTTCTTTGTGGATGACTCGCTGGATTATCTTGAGAAAATAGATGAATTGTTGAAGTGA